The genomic DNA cttttttctcttttttcgcTAGATGTCTATCGAGAAGCTCCTCCACGGTGTCTGGACCTTCGTGCAGGAGACGTCTCGTCGACACGGCGCTCCGAGCCATCAGATCTAGACGACCTGACAGATTTCGCCATTTCTGAAGTTTCGCAgccatcatctctctctctctacaccaaaattgaaaaatttcgTCTCTTACAATGATATAGCAAATGGGCTTATTCATAATGCAGAATAGGCCCATTTACGGCCCGATATAAACGCTCAGTCGCATAGAATTATCTATTTATCCTCAAACGACGTCGAATTAGGTCAATTTGATTTGAACCTCCTTTGGAGTGTTTTGGCTTGTATTCCATttccacagaggaagaagagagagagagcagtaGAACTAAGCTTCCATTAATACTACGGAAGCAGCCTTTTTCTATCTCTTCGCATGAACTCAAACGTTGTGACTCATCACGAATATGAGAATTAGAAAGATGGCGGTCTTAAACACAATAACTTAAAAATGGCATAAACAATCTGTCACGTCACGTGCATTCAGAAAGGAtgtgagaagatgaagaagaagaagctgacaAACAACTTTTAAGCTTAAATACAGTAGATGGATATATATACTTACTAGGTCAAAATCAACATACATTGTTCTAAAGATGAAGATAGAAGCGgttgaaaacacacaaaacgaGTGAAGAAGATTTAAAACAAATGAACAATTATGAGAAACCCCATACGTTCTCTTACTTTCTGCTTAACTGAAACGTGATGCAATGCTACACTCTTCAAATAAAAATTCTGATCAGCTTTGTGGTTTTAAACTCTCTCTTGCGTATACTTTCCATCTCTAtagatttgttattttcaaCGAGCAACATCAAATCCTCTTCCACCTGAATCTCTGTTGACACTTATATCCCTATTATTTTGACGTTTTTCCCCAACGAGATCGCTTCTGTTATAGTGATGTTCCATTGCAACCCATCGATAAAGGTTTTCAAGAGAAGCTTTATAGATGGGTTGCAGCAGAAGATGACTAAAACAAAAGTGTATATGTTCGAGAAAACTTCAAAAAGAATTAGAGATCTAACAATGTATTTCACAGATTAAAAGAGAATAACAATGTTTGTTCGCTAAAAGTATCAATCTATAGAAATGATGAACGCATGCAAGAGAGAGTTTCAACACAAAGATGACCAGAATTTCTACTTAAAGAACGCATGCATTGCATCAACCCTTCAATTAAAAGCAGAAAAGCTTACAAAAAAGAATGTAAAAAGAACATATCAATGCTTAATGGCCTTGCATATCTAACATCTCGTCAAGTCCTTTAACTCTCTCTAAACCTTCACTAATCAGATACCGAATCTTCTGTTTGTCGTTGCAGTCTCTGTTCTTTTCCATCTCTTCCCTAACCGTCTGTTTCAATTCCCCTGTAtaaatccaaaatcacaaacaCACTTATTACACGaacacaagaaacaatcaacaaaGCTTATTAAAATCCATGaacttttttgttcaaaaaaaactactaaaccCCTAAATTTCAAGATTTTGTAATCAAACCGGATCTACACGGTGAACGCAAATTTCTTGTCTGAAAGTTTCAGAGATGAATCTCGAGATACGTAATCGTGttcagatatataaaaaagtgaaaacaCAAACCTCTAACATGAACAGGAGCTCTGTGAGCTATCTTCAATGCTTGTCGGTAAAGCTTAAGAACTCGAGCCCGAAGAATAAAACTCTGCAAATCCAAGGCTTGAACCATCATATATTTAATCCCCACCCGTTGAAACAAGAATTCACGCTTGAGAAAAGGATTTCTcgattcagaaagaaaaaaaaaaactgaaatcgAAATCGAATTCAAAATCTCTAGggcaagagaagagaagagcgTTCCtgagttaaaagaaaaaatggggGAGAAGAGAAGTCACGTGAGAAGCACATGATGATGAATCAATGAAACGGTGTGCAATACAGGTTAAAGTGTAAACCGGTAATCAGTATCAATCGTGAAATTACCGTAGCTTGGTTTGGTACGATTTATTTACTAACGACAACGCAAAACTGCAAAGAGACAAATTAGGTagcttcaaaagaaaaaaagaatactaaGGTTGGATTATTAGCATCGTGTTTGAATAATAATGATTCCTTTTCTTAATCCTCACTAGTGGACAGTATAGCATTATTTTCTccattgtttttggtttatttcggTTTTTGTCACATTTTTCAGCCTAATTAAAATATCGTTTACTAGTTGTTCGTGCCTTTGGTGGactaataataatctaatattctcccatattaaaaaaaaaaaaaaaaaatctttcaagcACGAAATAGTAAATCCAAAGATATCACTAAATTAAACAGCAAGTTCGGTGATTCAATAAAGACACAACATGTGATTTTGTATGTAGTTCTCTTTATttgcagaagaaacaaaaacacacacattggTAAATATTTAAGCCTAACGATTATCTGTTTATTGTCGTCATTACACCATTATTCTGAATTGAACTACTCATATTATTACATGTAATGTCATGGAAAATAAATCTTTACTGAATACGTTTGGTCATTTTTAATCTTTCAAGTTTCAGCAACCggtttattttacaaatttgtgGGGCGTTTGTAATTAGTAAAAATACTAGCTCCAACTAGTTCAATGCATCGTTGATAAGTTCTAACTTCTACTTTCCAATATAGttgaatttttcttgtttttacatGTTGTAGGTCCAAACTATCAAACCCCTATTTCAAAAgaataatatactattttttgatttttagactTTTAAGACCCAAACTAAAGTCAAATTAGTAATTAACTAATCGTCATCGAACCATaaagataaaatttatttaccTTTAAAGCCTTTTAGGTAGTAGCAATGTAGTAGTaacaaaaagaggaaacttGCAACAATCGGACATGCCTTAcgcatttaaaattttataagtcGGCCGTATAAAAACACAAAggtctttcttcctttttagcTCACAATTGACCAAAAACTCTCCTCCAATCCAGGCCACATCGTTGACCTTTTCAAACTCATTTcctctctgtttccttcttctaACATCATAATAGATccccaaaagaacaaaaacccaCAATCCTCTGTTCTCatctacgatttttttttttttttttcgcttttCGTGTAATCATCAATGGACAGTAAACACCATACTTCGACTTCAAAACCTAAAAGCAAGAACAAGCTCTTGCAGATGCTTCCCAAAGCCATGTCGTTTGGACATCGAGTTCCACCGTTTAGTCCCGGGAGAGATCTCCACCACAACCACCACAGTAACACGGCGTCtaataaaatgtttttctcCGGTCCTATGGTTCCTTTGGTTCCTAACGCGGCTAGggttagaagaaataaaaacgaCGGCGTTTGGGACGAACCCACTTCACCTAAAGTCTCTTGCATCGGCCAGATCAAGCTTGGTAAGTCGTCTAATAAATGCCCAACcggtaaaaagaagaaagccgCTGCGTCGCTTATACCTAAAGTCTTTAAAACGTCGTCGTCTTTGACCAAAGAAGATGATAAAGGTCGTGTTTCGAAGATCAAacgtttcttctctttctcgtcGGCAAACACCGCATCAAGAAAATCTCATCCCACCGCCGTCTCCGCCTCGGATGAACATCCTGTCACGGTGGTTTCCGCGGCGGCGGCCGTGCCTTCGTTAGGTCAGATGAAGAAATTCGCAAGCAGCCGTGAAGGTTTAGGTGGATTTGATTGGGCGGCTGAGATGAAACTTGGAGAAGAATCGCCGGCTGATCATCACCGTGGTTACTATTCCGACGACGACACGAGAGGAGCTAACTTGAGAgacgatgatgacgacgacgaagacgacATAATAATCCCATTCTCAGCTCCGTTAGGGTTAAACttaaaaccaaagaaagaagttAACTTGTGGAAGAGAAGAACCATGGATCCACCTAAACCACTTCATCTTCAAACCActtagattaaaattttcatctccatttttttcactttttttactttcaatatatatatttaaattagtgGTATCCAAAATTGTAAACTGATCATCATACACAATAAATCTGGATTTTGCTCTTATGTGTATATGTTGAAGACTATATTGTGTTGTTAATGATGAAGATGATCGTTcacttcgtttttttttttgtgagtgaATCATTCTATTTCACTCCAcccatttacattttttacaattacaatttactgttacattttgtttttcttgaatgATGATGACATGTGTCTGACaagagacaacaacaaccaatatcTCTTCACACCACCAAATTGTCCCAATATTAAATGTAATTCACAATCAACCATTTATATCACATACCAAATGAATATTAGTTGTGTAAAATGTACAGAATAAATAGTACAGTATCGTCATTGGGTAGGTGGTACAAAACTACAAATCATAATCTTTATGTAACAATTACATTTCATTCCCTTGCTGAAATcccaaaatgatttttttttggagttttttttttcacattaacCGGTCTCAAATGGtacagacaaaaacaaaaaatatcaatttatcctttttaataaattgaGTTTTGATACAAATTAATACGTAACACGAACGCCTGAGTACCGGAGGATCTCACCGATGAGTTCACCTTTACCTGAACCAACGTAACGACCACGAATCTCGCCGTCTTTAATGAACAAGAAAGTGGGAACTTCGATAACGTCCATGTCCTTGAGAAACTCCATACAACTATCGTTCTCATCGCCGTTCATTCTAGCGAACACTACTGTCTCCGACATCGACCGGGATAGCTTCAGCACGGTCGGGTACACCTTGACACAAGGACCACAGTGTTTCAGTCCGACATCAAGCACGATCAGCTTCCCTCCCACGCGATTCTCTTCAATCAGCTTCTCTACGTCAGGTCGACCGTGTAGCTGCACCACCGCCGAGTGGTTATCGCCATAGTATAGCACATCTCCCATTAACTGGTCCGGTTCAACACCTGCCAATGGTCAAACTTTACCATTTATTTACCTCTTTGCCACTCTATTACTTTACTAATAATAACTAGGCTAATTATGCTTCGAAATCTTATACAAATACACGAAATTTGCTtagatttctcttatttttaaaattcgtTATGGGTATTAGTGTTACAACATCAACTAGTGTGATACCACCAATCTGCTAAATCTAGATTGTTATATTatttctcttaatttgagagatttGTTCAACGATCATGTGCAACATCGTTTGACTAAAAAGtctaatttcaattttaatttgtttaaagttatataattagagaagcaaacaGGAAAATTTGGGATActcatcaccttcttcttcgTGTATCTTCTCCATGCTCTTATAAAAGCTGAAGTGAGGAACTTTCTCAATCTTCTCTCTCCGACAAAGCTCTCTGGTCTTGTCAGATTCATCACCCATAACGAGCaagaaaacgacgtcgttacAGGTCCTGCTCAGCTCCACCATAAAGGGATATATCTTATTACTCTGATCACTCTTACTCGTAGCAAACTCCGCAACCACAAGCTTGCTCTTCGCATTTTTCAACGCCTCGTCGAACTCCTCTCCGCTGTGAATCTTCTGCAACTTCTCGTCTTTCGCCGGCGGTGTACCGACCTTTCCCGGAGGCGCCGCTCCGGCCTTTACTTTCACGGCGGAGAATAGTTTCCTCGGAAGGGTTTGCCTCCGGAACAGAGAGTTGGTTTTATTGTGGTTGAAGAATACGAAGGAGGAGGTGGAAGCAACGGCGGAGGACGGCCTTGGAACTACGGTGGCGATTGGTTTGGCTAAGAAGTTAGCTACGGTGGCCATTGTGTAGATTTGGTTAGAGATCAGTGAATGGTCATCTAATGTGGATAGATGTTTTAAAATGGGTCCAAGAATTTTATGTCcacttgttttaaaaattgtgtggATTTTGTTCACtgttgattagatttttttttctgacaataTAAAAAGGAATATGTGAACTTGGTGAGATGACTGTTTCTAAAAGCAAttgaagttttgattttgttgaaactgTTGCATAAAGACAACATATTCTGGAAGATTCCATCAGCATCAAAATCGAACCAAATGTTGTTATTTTACTTAAGGTCCATCcatttgtaaatttgtaattgtAGCTTCGGTCtggtaaaaaaggaaaatgtattcggctaaagaaaacaaaaattgcatcaGCTGTCAAAGTTTAGAC from Camelina sativa cultivar DH55 chromosome 7, Cs, whole genome shotgun sequence includes the following:
- the LOC104702361 gene encoding uncharacterized protein LOC104702361 → MMVQALDLQSFILRARVLKLYRQALKIAHRAPVHVRGELKQTVREEMEKNRDCNDKQKIRYLISEGLERVKGLDEMLDMQGH
- the LOC104702362 gene encoding uncharacterized protein At1g76070-like, producing the protein MDSKHHTSTSKPKSKNKLLQMLPKAMSFGHRVPPFSPGRDLHHNHHSNTASNKMFFSGPMVPLVPNAARVRRNKNDGVWDEPTSPKVSCIGQIKLGKSSNKCPTGKKKKAAASLIPKVFKTSSSLTKEDDKGRVSKIKRFFSFSSANTASRKSHPTAVSASDEHPVTVVSAAAAVPSLGQMKKFASSREGLGGFDWAAEMKLGEESPADHHRGYYSDDDTRGANLRDDDDDDEDDIIIPFSAPLGLNLKPKKEVNLWKRRTMDPPKPLHLQTT
- the LOC104702363 gene encoding thioredoxin-like protein CDSP32, chloroplastic — protein: MATVANFLAKPIATVVPRPSSAVASTSSFVFFNHNKTNSLFRRQTLPRKLFSAVKVKAGAAPPGKVGTPPAKDEKLQKIHSGEEFDEALKNAKSKLVVAEFATSKSDQSNKIYPFMVELSRTCNDVVFLLVMGDESDKTRELCRREKIEKVPHFSFYKSMEKIHEEEGVEPDQLMGDVLYYGDNHSAVVQLHGRPDVEKLIEENRVGGKLIVLDVGLKHCGPCVKVYPTVLKLSRSMSETVVFARMNGDENDSCMEFLKDMDVIEVPTFLFIKDGEIRGRYVGSGKGELIGEILRYSGVRVTY